Part of the Spea bombifrons isolate aSpeBom1 chromosome 3, aSpeBom1.2.pri, whole genome shotgun sequence genome, GGGTgcgtgtatattatatatatatatatatatatatatacagtatatatatacacaaacatatatactacTGGAGgtagtcattattattattttattataattattttgttgttaataataatataataataatgaataaaatactttattattgttattagctCAGTTTTGCATTGTATGATCTTTTGGGGTTTTAGATGCTATAAGGTGACACTGAATACCTGGCACTGGAATCCTGTCTTTAGAGGTTAGTTGGGTTAGATGCTCCAGGATGGAACCTGAGGCCATAAGGGGCATGTGAACTATGCAGAGGCAGGGGCTGGGGCAGAGGCAGGGGCTGGGGATGGGGCAGGGGCTGGGTACCGGGCAGGGGCTGGGTACCAGCCGATAAAGTCACACTCCGAGCAGACAAAGCTTGGATTAGGACTCGGCCATATGCACAGCGCAAGCGGAATCAAAGCATCGGATGTACACTTAAAGCGCCCATCTCACGGGAGGGCGCAGCGTAACCGGGGAGCTCCCGGGAGGACATTCTAAGGCAACGGAAAGCCTGTGAAAGCTGCTCTCAAACCACACGGGCTTAACGGGAGATCTAAAGGCTCTGCAGAAGGGAACAAAAGGGATGCTCTTGAAAGCAACAGACTGAGGCTCGCGGGGGTGCGGGATGCAGGCGGGGAGGATGGGGATGCTGATGCTGCCTGTATCCGCCAATGCGGCGCTCGCGATGACACTCACCCGCCGCTGTCATGAAATCCGAGGCATCCCGACGGCCACCGGCCCGTCCGCTCACTTGGCTCTCACCGCCATCTTCCCGTTGCTCCCCGGGGCCCGGGCATGTGCCGGCCCAAGCTGCTCGCTCCCGACCGGCGGCCATCCCACCACGGGAAAGTAGGAGACGTGCGCGCAGGGATAGGATGCGCGCCCCCGAGAGCCAGAGCGCGCAGGTGAACTGAgtggagagggggagagagggaggaggCGGGGCTGGTGGTGCTGCAATACTGAGCACGGCCATACGattaatttcatatatttatatatattatatacatacatatagtgcCCGCTTTAcagctttattaaaatatatatgtataatgcccCCGGGATTCTCTGATTCAATGCTTTTTGAGCCATTAAAGAagcattttcccccatttttCTGCATACTCCAGAAATTCCACAGTGTGAACTGCTTTAGTTAGTTAGCATTTATTCCGAGACTGGATCCTTAAAGTGCTTCCTTTATGGGTTTTCATAAGACCCtctttaatgaatatgtgttgcCCATGACTGGAAACTGTGAAGTGTCATTTGGCTTGGCATGCCCAGAGTGCTCATAGCTCCCAGCCCCCATTTTAACCAGTACCTGTGTATCTATTTGAAGGGGTAGTTATGCTAAGTAGTGCTCCTGGCCATACTGGGCTCGACTTGGTGGCCCTGTCAGTTTAAGGCAAGTGGCTTTCAAATGATTTACCCGCGGCCTCACGTTACAGTTATAAAGTGGCACAGAGTGCGGTATAAAGTATCCAGCTGGCAGCCAGGGCCGGATTGGGaattaaaaccagccctggaaataattgaatgcCAGACCTAAATTTCTTGGCACCATTTTTGTGCACACGAGACTTGTTGTTCCAGtcatctaccacccactcagtaaagtaaaaagtatgtggtttattcttttcctttttcaaaacacacattatgaCTTTATTAATTGCCAGACTGTGAATGATATCACCCATTTCTGGAAGcagtatttattacaataatactatatactatatactactaatatactatatattactactactaatatactatatattactactactaatatactatatattacaataaatattctttaattagAAGAGCCAGTCAGTGCCAGATTAAGCTTCTCGGAGCCCCTCAGCACATGTGCGAATGTACAAACACATGGGCAAAAAGACACACATTTATCATTACCTTTCAAGCATGTGGCTCCTCTTCTGCGTGGTGAGAGATGcatgatcacagtgtgattagcaGATTGTAATGGCTCGACTGTGTGGGCTACCCGGCAACCACCAAGATAACCGGGACTACGTGTAATGGACGATAGATGGGTCTATTCATACTTTTGGCTTCTAAGAAAACAGCAGGACccattttacacttttttgcaACAATGTAAATTACCGGTACTTTACTTTACAAATGCCATtaaaatggttttatatattcttataaactttatttttgaaaagtgGAGTGgatgctacggatcgctggggacaccctatgaacgctgggatcgcgcatcatcgatgacgtacctggtacgtcccggtctgccggtgacctttgaccaggaagtaccaggtacgtcccggtcttgaaggggttaaacaaaagaCAACCAGTAATTTGCTAGTAATGGCAATCTTGagttgaaatacaaaaaaacatatagcgggtgtggggaaaggggcaaatacatttggGGGAATTGTGAGGAATAGAATAGAATTGTGACTCTCTGCAGTTGATCCCCATAAAGTGGCTCATTGGTTAAAGGTGGGTGGTAGCTAACCCTCAGCCCCACCCATTCCCACCTCTAGCCACACCCCTGGTACAGGTGCCCCATTTTGGTCACCTGAAAGGTTGGGTGGtattcccttacaaaaaattaccgcagtttttctgaagtaatactgctgttttttggacatgaaaaaacggcaatactgcacttttactgcactttttttatatattgcaaacctacagttgtacttcaatatactgcagctttattgcatttgtacttctgtacaaaaataatacagtgaagtacaaatgcagtaaaagtgcagtaatactgcagtaaaagtgcagtattgcagttttttcatgtccaaaaaactgcagtattacttcagaaaaactgcagtattttttcgTAAGGTTTACATCTGTGTATAAGGAATATCCTCTTGGCTCCCAAAAGGGACAAAAAGAGGAAACTCAGTAAGAGAACCATAGAGTATTTCAACATAGTTGGTTAGATATGTTTACAGTGTACTGAGCATTGTCTACACAGAAGGCACTGTGTCGTTTCAAGGAGGCAGGGTGTAACCAGAGCTCGGGGCTGGTGCTGCTTTCCATATTACTAAGAAACAGCCAAATCTCAGAATCCGAGGCGATCATGGTGCCTTTTTCCTGCTGCTGGGAGCTGCAGATCGTTGCCTGCATTGTCTTATTCctgctgtttatttcaatatacaaCAGCAGTACAAGCAGACATAATGGCTTTGATCCAGAAGGAAAAGCCGTGCTTATTACCGGCTGCGATTCGGGCTTTGGGAATATGTTAGCTCACAGATTACTGGAAATGGGCTTCACGGTGTTTGCTACCTGCCTGGATCCAGGTGGAAAGGGAGCTCAGTCACTTATGAAGAAATCTACCCCTGACCGGATTAAGATTGTCAGGCTCGATGTTACAAGCGATACAGAGATGGATGATGTTAAGCAATTTGTGCTCAACAACCTTCCCGAAAAAGGTAAACTTTCATATATGTTACATTtaagaaagtatatatatatatatacggtaactTGAATATGACGTGTCCTGTAGGTGAAGACCTATGGGAAATATGCTAAGGATGGGACAAgcactgtttattttttgttcattttatttagatttttacctCTGTTTTAATAAACATGGGTTTCTGTAAGGTATcataaaggaacactccagccatcatattacGTTAATGAATATTGTAACTGTGtcatccctttaaatttttgtgGCATTTCCCCTTACATGGGGGGATTGGGCGAACACTACGGCGGAGGTCTGCGCATGcccagaaagtgctcccattgctTTCAACTCCTctgtttatgtttctttttcttctttctatttTCTGAAGCATGCATACTCACATTGCTCTTTAATATGCACTCTCctttagtggggctgtcaggggcaggcttgagaaagacctgtgtgtcgaaacgttgcctgtgtgaaataaactcaccttaccatttgagtgctgagcctctgcttctttactttggatttattgaaggacttggtggtaccctggctcgtgcactcACAGctgagtgctgtattccaacctttGTTTATCCTTTAAAGGAACGGTGATTTATTAAATGATGAAAGTATCCCCTCTCACTCTGCCAGTCTTTATAGAGCCCAAAACCAGTTCAGTGTACAGAATACCCAAATATGTACAATGTGCTCTTATACGGCATACAAAGTCTGTAGGAGCCTGCGGATTTACAAGACATTACAAGTAAAGCATgcacacaaataatttaaagagttaaaatgagGTCAGCCTAGGAAGTTATTGCCTCCCTGCCCTGATTGCCAGCCTAGTAAAGTTTGAGAATTTCCAGATCTCCCcatgaaatatttcattttcagaaAGCACTCACAGTTCACAGTGTGTGATTTTTGACATCCTGCCCCTTTAAGGACTGTCTCTCTAGGCAGCAACACACAACCCAGGGATCCATCCATAAGATTCACAGGCACTTCAGCAGTAGCACTGTACTtctatacaaaaaacatactcaATATAGATCTTaacataacacagaaaccctTCCATGTTAACACACCCAGTCCTATGCAAAGAGTTAACTCTTTAATAGATATGAAACAGGTAAAGGCAATCTATTAAAAAGCACACCAAAggcaattattattagtattattttccTATATAGTGGTTcctaatttcttttttatttttattaacagtaaaaataaacatataagtGCAGACATGAATTTCATACAAACACATCAAATGTTATGAAACTTATAACCAGTGCCAAGTTATGAGACACACAAAGCTTAATATACAAACCaacaccctgcttgctttttccgaAGCGttactgcattgtctgcaaAGCCAAGGTTAAACAGCTTTGGGCCCTGGAGAAATTATACAGCAAGGCTCACTCTAGGGGGCCAGGGAGACCCCCATGATCACCTGGGCTGAATACTTACCTCTACGTTGCCCAGGGTatgcaggaacccagcagagtcatgtcacgttatgtcacatgaccctgctgcggtcctgcttcccctgggcagtaAAAGAGATCGCAGAGGTAAGCTGCCGTGCAGAAGTCTGCAAGTGCCACAGACAAATATGCAATtgaggtaagggtgggggaggttgtatgcatgagtatgtgtgaatgagtgaatgactgagtatgtgtgtgatagcatggatgtgacctggggcaaagatggcacaggcagggtgtttggggcaagcatggcacagggaggctgtttggtgCATAgatgcacagggaggctgtttgctGCATATATGCACAGGGAGGCTTTTTAAGGGacaagcatggcacagggagactTTTTTGGGGCAagcatggcacaggcaggctttttgGGGGAAAGCATGGcgcaggtaggctgtttggggacaaacatggcaaaagcaggctgtttggggacaaatatggcacaggcaggctgtttggggcaaagatgacacaaacatgctggacaaagatggcaagtcctatgagtccaatctgggtgctagtGAGGTCCTGTACAAGTAAACTGGGTCCTGTGCAGCTGTCCCACTTACAGGCAGTGGGAAGCACGGGCCACTGGAGAGATCCCCTGGGGTGgtgaaaaaaatcaatggaAGTCTGTGCTGTACTTTTATTGCTGCTCCTACATGGCTGAAGGGGTAAGGTGACCATATCTCCCGTCCACTTCCCAAGGACAGCTTCAACTTTCCCGTCCTCTTGCTGCATCCCCATCACAGGTGACCCAATTTTGACAACTGAAATGTCGGGGGTATACATGTGTAACAGCACAGGTAAAGTGCCCTGCTGCagtgggatgtataaactcatGGACATCACTCTAATGCCTAATAAatgaagtgtgtgtgtaaccCATCTGTGGGTGTCTTTATGACTTCGCTCACCTGCTCTGACTAGAATGACTGCCATTGACTAGAATGAAGGCAGCACAGTGATAAAGACTATACATTTGGCCGCCTTGTGAGCTGTGTGCACATGTACATTTACCACAATGTTCTACATTATGTCACAGAATGCTGGCAGCCATATTGAACTGCTCCAGCAAATAGAACCAGTAGTTTTTAGGTAAGTATAATTTTGCTACcacaatgtataattcaatggcaAAATACTTGTGTTAATGCCAAACCTAATTTCTAACTTAGACAGACAAAAAGCAGGGAAATACAACACACAACATAAAGTTATGTTTGTTCCTCCGTTTGGTTTTGCTAATGACATCAGACATGACATAGTGATGACATCAAAAATGTAAAGCTTTAATTGGGATACTAATGTAAAAATGATTAAGCGCCTATATTTTAGCGGCTGcctgtgtattttgttttgtttcaggcCTGTGGGGATTAGTAAACAATGCAGGTATATCCACATGGGGCTTTGCTGAGTGGATTCACATGGACCAATATAAGAAAATCATTGATGTTAATATGCTTGGAAGCATTAGGACAACGCTAGCATTTGCACCACTTGTCAGAAAGTGCAAAGGTAAGATCTGTTTTTAAAATCTGTTGAAGGAGATAAACTCGTCTCTGCTAGTCATAATACAGTACAGATACCAATCTGAAGGAAGAAAGAAACCATTCAGCACATCCATGTTCCCAGTTGTTTGGTGCTTTGAAAACCATGAACCTTGTTTTGTCCTCGGCCTTGTGTTATGTACAAGAAACTTGCTGTTATGGGTTATACTTCCTCGCACATTACCGCTGTAGATCCTGGACTAGTGTAATGTATATAGCagacctttttttccctttccatTATCTATTCTTTACTTACAGGGCGGATGGTGTTCTTATCCAGTATAAATGCCATCATAAGTTCACGAAACGGAGTCTATTccatgacaaaggctggtatCGAAAAATTCTGTGATTCTCTCAGACTAGAAATGATAGACTTTGGAGTGAAGGTGAGATTTCATATTGTTCCTTCCCAGAAAAGTCTATCAacaatgagggttttttttgtttttttttaacgctcATAATTTCTTTCCAAAGCAATGATATGCAGATGTGCCATGCCAGCTCGATAACAAGGATATTAAACTTTGGTATCTCGctagtgggaaaaaaataaaatattttataatgtgcaAAGAACCCTTACCAATCCGAAGGAAATAATAGTGTTTTTGCTATAAGTTAAAGCAAAGACCCCCCTTTGCTGGCTTTCTTCTTTCAGTAGAGGCATCCAAAGGGAGgagagaaaatgagaaggaagtctttattttttattatttgtttgctggaaattcatttaaaattcacaaatatttgtttatatttcataGTAAATTATGGGGGCTGGACTGTCTCTGATCATTCCAGCACAATAATGCAGTGATCTATGTTCATAGACTGATTGCGTTTTCTTATGATGTTGCCTAAGCCTAAATACTTCTACTATTTATTTGGTTATGTCTGCTACATGGTTTATAGGATTCTTTACATTTCTATTCTAGAGACCAggcctagtatatatatatatatatatatatatatatatatacaacattttatttgtatttggaCAAAGAAATGCATACATTATTAACACTTACATTTGATACAGGATGTTGAGATCTGATCCTGGGATAATCCAAATGGTCTAGTAGTAACTATAAATGTAATTCATTTTCAGGTGTCCATTATTGTGCCAGGAAATTATGCACGAGCCACAAGTATCCAGGGCCAGAGATCTGCAGAAGAAGTGTGGAACTCCATCCCACCTCATGTAAAGGAAATTTATGACAAAGAATATGTGCAAAAAGTAACAGACTTTGTTAACAAAGAACTTCTCAGCGGAAGTGATAAGGCATATGAGGTCATAGATGCTATTGTTGATGCTATCACTTCAGATAAACCAAAAGCTCGATATTTGGTGGCAAGCCTAAAGGAAAAGATTGCGGTATTTGTCTACTTATATTTTCCTACCTCTATTGTTGACACAATTTTATCTAAAATAATGAGGAAATGATTAACTGAGATAAACATTTGTACATGGGATAGCATTGTTTAACTATCTCTAATATCTCCAATATCCCTTTTTCTAATAGATTAGAAAGTACATCATATTTAGAGGTAACCTAAACCGAGACAAAAGGGAATCCTTATCTATACTGATATAAATCTTTGTTATTCTATCTTTTATCCTTTAGGTGAATGTAGCGAGAAAAAGAAAGTGTCTAAAACAATCATATATCAAAGTCTTTTTGTAGAGAAAACAAATCAAACTAGTGACACTGAACAGCAAGAAGCTGGcctgaatgtatattttttatacagtttAGTGTTAATTGGCATGGGTCCGTTGATAAAATGCTGCGCCACCCCAATAAAACCACACCAAGATATGCACACAAAAAAGCTGGCAggcgcacacgcacacacccagacataaACCCGGTGTGGGAAGGTAAGGGAGTATCTTTATGTAAGCCAAAGGGTGGAATACTATATTCCCtgtctgaaggggttaatacttcaCTTACATTCCTTCTTAGGCAAAGGTAATTGTCTCAGCGCTTAAGTGTGATTGTGGGAGAGTGAGGTGGTCTCATGCTCAGAGACCCTACAAAAAAAGCTCTGTGAACACCTGAtatttactgtgtttttgtaacTGGGAACCAGAGTAGCCGGCCAGAGTGCTAGAGAGAAAGATCTGTGCTTAGATAGTGTCCAACCATGGAGTAgcatctgttttttcttttctttatttgtggAAAACCTGATTGAAAGATATAGTGCTTTGTACATAATAAATCGCCATAAAAGAATCTTATCTGATCGTCAGTGTTTAACTCGGTCAACCTGTCATACTAGACACACATCctaacatatccatacatgctaTCATACctagagacacacacacaaatccagacagacacacaaatccagacACATGCATCTCCCTTACCAGGGACAGGGAAGCTACTGCCCTCAGGAACTAAAACAATCATGGCTTTCCTCGTCTACAATATGACTATTTGT contains:
- the LOC128483350 gene encoding D-beta-hydroxybutyrate dehydrogenase, mitochondrial-like yields the protein MVPFSCCWELQIVACIVLFLLFISIYNSSTSRHNGFDPEGKAVLITGCDSGFGNMLAHRLLEMGFTVFATCLDPGGKGAQSLMKKSTPDRIKIVRLDVTSDTEMDDVKQFVLNNLPEKGLWGLVNNAGISTWGFAEWIHMDQYKKIIDVNMLGSIRTTLAFAPLVRKCKGRMVFLSSINAIISSRNGVYSMTKAGIEKFCDSLRLEMIDFGVKVSIIVPGNYARATSIQGQRSAEEVWNSIPPHVKEIYDKEYVQKVTDFVNKELLSGSDKAYEVIDAIVDAITSDKPKARYLVASLKEKIAVFVYLYFPTSIVDTILSKIMRK